A portion of the Misgurnus anguillicaudatus chromosome 16, ASM2758022v2, whole genome shotgun sequence genome contains these proteins:
- the LOC129424187 gene encoding uncharacterized protein has product MSAFMYVYFILYVYSKLVNSTLINIEEQSDTRTSDLQVNNPAINEGSQGFNEGCELQDAALLVTQPGFVPQKTSTKSSRLSLSRKRKQARTITSDKRTCPDHTLVSDVQPLDTTTDFIKTVDFYTENLLGAGDVTNSWSAALARASEANGDAIVPVVTTVLPSSLDSQTSVAVNLPSVAGAGVEDESSVIFETSLPTNQEHFINELLQELTAQARRQAEGIAAIISWSKDQELLTRLIFEAHKKTSGEQNLVNRVLLDRLMDVEKAQRKEFDVQRNTVILIQQVLFSRSLFVSFKYKSGRDVSKITEDSSSTPAPATLGRLTATDVCESKDDGSTVVTTGTIASPLASEALANAADHEFVTSPAPNRFSV; this is encoded by the exons ATGAgcgcatttatgtatgtatattttatattatacgTTTATTCCAAATTAGTGAATTCTACTTTGATAAATATTGAAGAGCAAAGCGACACTAGGACCAGCGATCTGCAAG TTAATAACCCCGCAATAAATGAGGGTTCTCAAGGCTTTAATGAGGGCTGTGAACTGCAAG ATGCTGCATTACTAGTCACACAACCAGGATTTGTACCACAGAAAACCTCTACAAAATCTTCAAGACTTAGTCTTAGTCGGAAACGTAAGCAGGCCCGTACTATTACCAGTGATAAAAGGACATGCCCGGACCATACACTAGTTTCTGATGTGCAACCTCTGGATACTACCACAGATTTCATTAAAACAGTTG atttCTATACAGAAAACCTGTTAGGAGCTGGAGATGTCACAAATTCATGGTCTGCTGCGTTGGCAAGGGCCTCAGAAGCTAACGGTGACGCGATAGTACCGGTAGTTACTACCGTACTGCCATCGTCTTTGGATTCACAGACATCTGTGGCGGTTAATCTGCCAAGTGTGGCTGGTGCCGGTGTTGAGGATGAATCTTCTGTGATTTTTGAAACATCTCTACCTACAAACCAGGAACATTTCATCAATGAGTTGTTGCAGGAATTGACAGCGCAAGCGAGAAGACAGGCTGAAGGCATCGCAGCCATAATTTCGTGGTCTAAAGATCAAGAGTTATTGACCAGACTTATATTTGAAGCTCACAAAAAGACTTCTGGAGAACAAAACTTGGTGAACAGAGTGCTGCTTGATCGCTTGATGGACGTTGAAAAAGCCCAGAGAAAGGAGTTCGATGTACAGCGAAACACGGTAATTCTAATTCAACAAGTTTTGTTCTCCAGAAGTCTTTTTGTGAGCTTCAAATATAAGTCTG GTAGAGATGTTTCAAAAATCACAGAAGATTCATCCTCAACACCGGCACCAGCCACACTTGGCAGATTAACCGCCACAGATGTCTGTGAATCCAAAGACGATGGCAGTACGGTAGTAACTACCGGTACTATCGCGTCACCGTTAGCTTCTGAGGCCCTTGCCAACGCAGCAGACCATGAATTTGTGACATCTCCAGCTCCTAACAGGTTTTCTGTATAG